From Patescibacteria group bacterium, a single genomic window includes:
- a CDS encoding DUF3048 domain-containing protein, with protein sequence MINLKKGKRRKQKVKRNNKFYSQDKNMASEKIKKFLNKRSTKIILIAVLTIGLVVTISYFVFKDDSVDQNSEINSNVSESLEPRVLDGVMVEKDKTNRYPFAVMVENLSTVRPQSGLDKAGIVYEALAEGGITRFLAIYTTADEIKEIGPVRSARPYYLDWVAEYSPLYAHAGGSPDAIRLLQQIDNIINLDQIGGQHAYFWRDASRSTASEHTLFTSSELLTYALRDNEAPEEGDYEPWLFKAEKTASQRVNEAKKISIDYSTFSYKVDYQYDFANNRYMRLNGDVPHTDFVTGNQLFAKNVIVQYVKTRIADSPRLAMDTIGEGGALLFQDGEMINATWEKEDVSGRTRFYSADGQEIELNPGPTWIQIVPTDRTVEYN encoded by the coding sequence ATGATAAATCTGAAAAAGGGAAAGAGAAGAAAGCAGAAGGTAAAGAGAAATAATAAATTTTATTCTCAAGATAAAAATATGGCTTCAGAAAAAATAAAAAAATTCCTCAACAAACGATCAACAAAAATTATTTTGATCGCAGTATTAACAATTGGATTGGTTGTAACAATCAGCTATTTTGTCTTTAAAGATGATTCAGTAGATCAGAATTCAGAAATTAATTCGAATGTTTCAGAATCACTTGAACCGCGCGTTTTAGACGGTGTAATGGTGGAGAAAGACAAAACAAATCGTTATCCATTTGCCGTAATGGTTGAAAATCTATCAACCGTGAGACCTCAGTCGGGTTTGGATAAGGCGGGGATTGTATATGAAGCATTAGCGGAAGGTGGTATCACCCGGTTCCTGGCAATCTATACAACTGCTGATGAGATCAAAGAAATAGGCCCGGTTAGGAGCGCCCGTCCGTATTATCTGGACTGGGTGGCAGAATACAGCCCGCTTTACGCGCATGCGGGGGGTAGTCCGGATGCAATCAGGTTATTACAGCAGATTGATAACATTATTAATCTGGACCAAATCGGCGGACAGCACGCATATTTTTGGCGTGATGCTTCCCGGTCAACAGCCAGTGAACACACCTTGTTTACGTCATCAGAGCTCTTAACATACGCTTTACGTGATAATGAAGCACCCGAAGAAGGAGATTATGAACCGTGGCTATTTAAGGCAGAAAAAACTGCGTCCCAGAGAGTAAATGAGGCTAAAAAAATATCTATTGATTATTCAACATTCAGTTATAAAGTTGATTATCAATATGACTTTGCAAATAACCGATATATGAGACTCAATGGCGATGTGCCACATACGGACTTTGTTACCGGCAATCAACTCTTTGCTAAAAATGTAATAGTCCAATATGTAAAAACAAGAATTGCCGATTCTCCACGCCTGGCTATGGATACTATTGGTGAAGGTGGCGCGCTATTGTTCCAAGACGGTGAAATGATTAACGCAACATGGGAAAAGGAGGATGTTTCCGGTAGAACCCGTTTTTATTCAGCTGATGGGCAGGAGATAGAATTAAATCCTGGTCCAACCTGGATACAGATCGTGCCGACTGATCGGACAGTTGAATATAATTAA
- a CDS encoding 50S ribosomal protein L25, with amino-acid sequence MDTVILNAKKRTITGKDVKILREQKIIPAVVYGPSIETQSLEIDFLTFKKVFEEAGRSTLIDLKMDEGNAVKVLVQDIQYDPETDLPIHVDFRQINMKEKVTAEVQIKFIGESPAVKEKGGILVKSVDHLEIQCLPSDLIHEIDVDISKLVDFDTVIHVKDLIIPENITILNNPDEAIVLVDEPRSDAEMEALNEEITVKVPEGAEEEVKEGAEVTDDKSEKGKEKKAEGKEK; translated from the coding sequence ATGGACACTGTGATTTTAAATGCAAAAAAAAGAACAATAACGGGAAAAGACGTAAAAATACTGCGCGAGCAAAAAATTATTCCGGCGGTTGTATACGGCCCGAGCATCGAAACTCAATCCTTAGAAATTGATTTTTTGACGTTTAAAAAAGTATTTGAAGAAGCCGGAAGAAGCACGTTGATTGATCTTAAAATGGATGAGGGAAATGCTGTTAAGGTTCTGGTACAAGACATTCAGTATGATCCGGAAACGGACCTGCCGATTCATGTTGATTTCAGACAAATAAATATGAAAGAAAAAGTAACAGCTGAGGTGCAGATCAAGTTCATCGGTGAATCTCCGGCAGTTAAAGAAAAAGGTGGAATTCTGGTTAAAAGCGTTGATCATTTAGAGATACAGTGTCTACCAAGCGATCTTATTCATGAAATTGATGTTGATATATCAAAACTTGTAGATTTTGACACTGTGATTCATGTTAAAGATTTAATAATTCCGGAAAATATTACTATTCTCAACAACCCTGATGAAGCAATTGTTCTAGTTGATGAGCCAAGATCGGATGCGGAAATGGAAGCGCTGAATGAAGAGATAACGGTTAAGGTTCCAGAAGGTGCTGAAGAAGAGGTTAAAGAAGGTGCGGAAGTAACAGATGATAAATCTGAAAAAGGGAAAGAGAAGAAAGCAGAAGGTAAAGAGAAATAA
- the gap gene encoding type I glyceraldehyde-3-phosphate dehydrogenase encodes MIKIAINGFGRIGRAAFKIALERKELEVVAINDLADNETLAHLLKHDTVYRTYDKKVKGDAEGIEVDGKHYKVYEEKDPSKLPWKELGVDIVLECTGRFRKEEEAELHIKAGAKQVILSAPGKGDGVKSCVAGVNDGDYDPSKDCVIDNASCTTNSVAPVMEVLHRVFGIKKAMLTTIHSYTADQNLVDAPHKDLRRARAAAENIVPTTTGAAKATGNTIPDLKGIFDGYAVRVPTMDVSLSDLTILLKKEVTEEEVNNALKEASETEQYKGILGVTEEPLVSTDFIGDTHSTIVDLSLTKVVAGDLVKVVTWYDNEWGYTSRLVDMAERVGKKL; translated from the coding sequence ATGATTAAAATAGCTATCAATGGTTTTGGCCGGATCGGCCGTGCAGCTTTTAAAATAGCATTGGAAAGGAAAGAGTTGGAGGTTGTGGCAATCAATGACCTCGCCGATAATGAAACATTGGCGCATCTTTTAAAACACGATACAGTTTATCGTACATATGATAAAAAAGTAAAAGGCGATGCGGAAGGTATTGAAGTCGATGGAAAACACTATAAAGTCTATGAAGAGAAAGATCCTTCCAAATTGCCGTGGAAAGAACTTGGCGTTGATATTGTTTTAGAATGTACAGGGAGATTTAGAAAAGAAGAAGAGGCCGAACTTCATATCAAGGCCGGCGCAAAGCAGGTGATTCTTTCCGCGCCGGGAAAAGGCGATGGGGTAAAAAGTTGTGTGGCTGGTGTTAATGATGGAGATTATGACCCGTCTAAAGATTGTGTAATAGATAACGCATCCTGTACCACAAACTCGGTGGCTCCGGTTATGGAAGTGTTACATAGAGTATTTGGGATTAAGAAAGCAATGCTGACGACTATCCATTCCTACACCGCTGATCAGAATTTAGTTGATGCTCCGCACAAAGATTTGCGCAGGGCACGTGCTGCCGCGGAAAATATTGTACCCACAACGACTGGAGCCGCAAAGGCAACTGGAAACACAATCCCGGATCTGAAAGGGATTTTTGACGGATACGCTGTCCGCGTCCCGACCATGGACGTTTCACTTTCTGATTTAACGATTCTGTTAAAAAAAGAGGTAACTGAAGAAGAGGTTAATAATGCATTGAAAGAAGCTTCGGAAACGGAGCAGTACAAAGGTATTTTAGGGGTGACTGAAGAACCGCTGGTTTCGACAGATTTTATTGGTGATACACATTCTACAATTGTCGATCTTAGCCTGACCAAAGTAGTGGCTGGTGATCTAGTGAAAGTTGTAACATGGTATGACAATGAATGGGGATACACCAGTCGGTTAGTGGATATGGCGGAAAGAGTAGGAAAGAAATTGTAA
- the tpiA gene encoding triose-phosphate isomerase → MPGLNFPFVIGNWKMNLTPYESETIAKKVVAGLPPEGLPVEIGICPSFPAMERVQRVIAKTSISLGSQNMFWKEDGSYTGEVSVRMLKDMGCHYVILGHSERRIHLCETDVEINKKVKLALQYGLVPIICVGEKYEERQDGKRDIVIMNEIANALKGIDRFNQLIIAYEPVWVIGRGEAIDPNEAHSAIGLIKYTLKDMYPQKTIDEKIRILYGGSVDDKNINDFVDNENIHGVLVGGSSLKPEIFTGMIYNLAKKYIDSKLNS, encoded by the coding sequence ATGCCTGGACTAAACTTTCCTTTCGTAATCGGTAACTGGAAGATGAATCTGACTCCCTATGAGTCGGAAACAATTGCTAAAAAAGTTGTAGCCGGTCTGCCACCGGAAGGTCTTCCGGTTGAGATCGGGATTTGTCCGTCATTTCCGGCTATGGAACGAGTGCAGAGAGTGATTGCCAAAACCAGTATATCACTCGGATCACAAAATATGTTCTGGAAAGAGGATGGTTCTTATACCGGAGAGGTATCGGTGCGTATGTTGAAAGACATGGGATGTCATTATGTAATCTTAGGACATTCCGAAAGACGTATCCATTTATGCGAAACCGATGTTGAAATCAATAAGAAAGTGAAACTGGCCTTGCAATACGGTTTAGTTCCTATCATCTGTGTAGGTGAGAAATATGAGGAACGCCAGGACGGCAAAAGAGATATAGTAATTATGAATGAAATTGCCAACGCCTTAAAAGGCATTGATCGTTTTAACCAGCTGATCATTGCCTATGAACCAGTGTGGGTAATCGGCAGGGGAGAAGCGATAGATCCGAACGAAGCACATTCCGCGATTGGTTTGATCAAATACACTTTGAAAGATATGTATCCGCAAAAAACAATTGACGAGAAAATAAGAATTCTTTACGGCGGTAGTGTTGATGATAAAAATATTAATGACTTTGTGGATAACGAAAATATCCACGGTGTGCTAGTCGGTGGTTCCAGTCTCAAACCGGAAATATTCACCGGAATGATTTATAATCTGGCAAAAAAATATATAGATTCCAAACTTAATTCTTAA
- a CDS encoding small multi-drug export protein produces MLNIDYAGLFNNISPEWATVLIAMLPIAELRASIPIALGVYDLPVLESYFLSVAGNIFPVIFILWLLEPFSRWLSAHSKFFKKFFDWLFLRTRKKFAAKYEKWGLLALAIFVAIPLPATGAWTGAIAAFLFGIPFKKSIVSITLGVMIAGVIVTLISLGAKSII; encoded by the coding sequence ATGCTGAACATAGATTACGCAGGATTATTCAACAATATTTCACCGGAATGGGCGACGGTTTTAATCGCTATGCTGCCGATTGCAGAACTGCGCGCATCAATCCCGATTGCACTCGGGGTATATGATCTGCCGGTATTAGAAAGTTATTTTTTAAGCGTTGCAGGTAATATTTTTCCAGTAATATTTATTCTGTGGCTATTGGAACCATTTTCCCGCTGGCTATCCGCACACTCCAAATTTTTCAAAAAGTTTTTCGACTGGTTATTTTTACGAACACGGAAAAAATTTGCTGCAAAGTACGAAAAATGGGGATTGTTGGCATTGGCAATATTCGTTGCAATTCCTTTACCGGCGACCGGCGCCTGGACCGGTGCAATTGCGGCATTCCTGTTCGGCATTCCTTTTAAAAAATCAATAGTTTCGATTACACTGGGTGTAATGATCGCCGGAGTAATAGTAACGCTTATTAGTTTGGGGGCTAAATCAATAATTTAA
- a CDS encoding serine hydrolase, whose product MVYYLIIGIVFFGQLFPPIIQGASGELSSVIDGNNVVQMKVQESVASADSVPEKVSDSSGIFLTSSSALVMDKATGKILFQKEPDQQHSIASVTKLMTTLVFLENNPGFDQIGQIGVGENSLEGSRVQVKSNDHMTLEDLFYATLVGSANNATQALVHATGLTGEEFVAEMNKKAESLGMNNTLYVEPTGLDSKNISTVIDLAKLGKVAFSQAKISDATTRREHSFITLDNREFHKQISQNVLLDSYLNITGAKTGFTYDAGYCMVAQAENENGNEVIVVVLGSKSSDTRFEEVKALTTWAFDNFEWKN is encoded by the coding sequence ATGGTTTACTATCTGATAATTGGAATTGTTTTTTTCGGCCAGCTGTTTCCACCGATTATTCAGGGTGCGAGCGGAGAGTTGTCATCTGTTATAGATGGAAACAATGTTGTTCAGATGAAAGTTCAGGAGTCGGTAGCGTCCGCGGATTCTGTGCCGGAAAAAGTTTCCGACAGTTCAGGAATTTTTTTAACTTCAAGTTCTGCGTTGGTAATGGATAAAGCAACCGGTAAAATATTATTTCAAAAGGAACCGGACCAGCAACACTCAATTGCTAGCGTTACCAAACTAATGACTACACTTGTTTTTCTGGAAAACAATCCCGGTTTTGATCAGATCGGCCAGATCGGTGTGGGCGAGAACAGTCTGGAAGGATCCCGGGTGCAGGTAAAAAGTAATGATCACATGACCCTGGAGGATCTTTTTTATGCTACTCTGGTCGGATCAGCGAATAACGCCACTCAAGCCTTGGTCCATGCAACAGGTTTAACAGGGGAGGAGTTTGTTGCAGAGATGAATAAAAAAGCCGAAAGTCTCGGTATGAATAACACGCTATATGTTGAGCCAACGGGTCTTGATTCAAAAAATATATCGACAGTAATTGATCTGGCTAAATTGGGTAAGGTGGCTTTTTCTCAAGCAAAAATCAGCGATGCAACGACCCGCAGGGAGCATTCTTTTATAACACTTGATAATAGAGAATTTCATAAGCAAATTTCTCAGAATGTTTTACTCGACAGTTATTTGAATATAACCGGTGCGAAAACCGGATTCACATATGATGCCGGATACTGCATGGTGGCACAGGCCGAAAATGAGAATGGAAATGAAGTGATTGTCGTGGTACTTGGTAGCAAATCCAGTGATACCAGATTTGAGGAAGTCAAAGCATTAACGACTTGGGCATTTGATAACTTTGAGTGGAAAAATTAA
- the scpB gene encoding SMC-Scp complex subunit ScpB, whose amino-acid sequence MSLSSEIESLLFIANKPLTANKLAEIVKKEKKEVEDALQELMEKYNGEKLGIALMRDGSKFELVSSPDNANVVREYLKDEQTGELTKPSLETLTIIAYRAPVTKGELEMIRGVNCSLILRNLLIKGLIEGEENNLNKLTYYRITFDFMRFLGINDVKELPDYEKLNSDNNLEALLHEDGEEDSVEKAKEEQI is encoded by the coding sequence ATGTCATTATCTTCGGAAATTGAAAGCCTATTATTCATCGCAAACAAACCGCTTACTGCCAACAAGCTGGCGGAGATTGTAAAAAAAGAGAAAAAGGAGGTTGAGGATGCTCTGCAGGAACTGATGGAAAAGTATAACGGCGAGAAACTGGGGATTGCCCTGATGCGTGACGGCAGTAAATTTGAGTTGGTATCCAGTCCCGATAACGCCAATGTTGTACGGGAATACTTGAAAGACGAACAGACTGGCGAACTGACCAAACCGTCGCTTGAGACGCTAACCATTATTGCTTACCGGGCGCCGGTAACAAAGGGTGAGCTGGAAATGATTAGGGGGGTTAATTGCAGTCTTATCTTACGTAACCTGCTGATTAAGGGTTTGATTGAAGGTGAGGAAAATAATTTAAACAAATTAACCTATTATCGGATTACTTTTGATTTCATGAGATTTCTTGGGATAAATGATGTAAAGGAATTACCGGACTATGAAAAGTTAAATAGTGATAACAATCTGGAAGCCCTTTTACATGAAGACGGGGAAGAAGATAGTGTTGAAAAAGCGAAGGAAGAACAAATATAA
- a CDS encoding ScpA family protein: MYKIELEQFQGPLPLLLQLIEKEELDITEVSLANIAEQYLAYIEQVQDLPPGDLADFLVVAAKLLLIKSKLLLPSLQLDGEEEAGDLEKQLKIYRIYYDASKHIQKMIGRKKFSYFRESSRVRTVEPIFNPPQGICAKDLRDYFQEVLERIEPIVKLPQEMIKRTVSIQEKISQIKTAISTEARLSFKNLLTQSKNKTEVIVTFLALLELVKQRSVVVMQESVFEEIYIEQNNNLEDI, encoded by the coding sequence ATGTATAAAATAGAGTTAGAACAATTCCAGGGTCCACTGCCATTATTATTGCAGTTGATTGAAAAAGAAGAGCTGGATATAACGGAAGTATCACTGGCTAATATTGCGGAACAATATCTGGCATATATTGAGCAAGTACAGGATCTGCCACCCGGTGATCTGGCTGATTTTTTAGTAGTGGCTGCTAAGTTATTACTGATCAAATCAAAATTATTATTGCCGTCACTGCAATTAGACGGTGAAGAAGAAGCCGGTGATCTGGAAAAACAACTGAAAATATATCGGATATATTATGATGCTTCAAAACATATCCAGAAAATGATCGGCAGAAAAAAATTCTCATATTTCAGAGAGTCTTCCCGTGTCCGTACGGTTGAGCCGATTTTTAATCCTCCCCAAGGAATTTGTGCAAAAGATCTGCGCGATTATTTCCAAGAAGTGCTGGAAAGAATTGAGCCGATTGTGAAACTGCCGCAGGAGATGATTAAAAGAACTGTTTCCATCCAGGAAAAAATATCTCAGATTAAAACAGCGATCTCAACGGAAGCCAGATTAAGTTTTAAAAATCTATTGACCCAATCGAAAAATAAAACAGAAGTAATCGTTACTTTCCTTGCCCTTTTAGAACTGGTGAAACAGCGTTCAGTGGTGGTTATGCAGGAAAGTGTGTTTGAAGAAATATATATTGAACAAAATAATAATTTAGAAGACATATAA
- a CDS encoding YbaK/EbsC family protein, whose protein sequence is MPIPKKLLGYLDQDKINYEIVEHKKVYTAFDLANTLKLKLSEIAKTLLVKTDKEYYLVVLPAHYRLDLAKLKKILNAKKISIAKENVMQKIFKVKPGAITPFGFIHKTKVVMDKSLNKSIRVLLGSGSFKESIAMKVKDYIKIVDPIQGVFAKKFMSDVIVKPKQSKNKKKAKKRVAKKNSKKGKTKKKK, encoded by the coding sequence ATGCCAATTCCAAAAAAACTGCTGGGGTATCTCGATCAGGATAAAATAAATTACGAAATTGTAGAACATAAAAAAGTTTATACCGCTTTTGATTTGGCCAATACTCTGAAGCTGAAATTAAGTGAAATTGCCAAGACACTACTGGTTAAAACTGATAAAGAATATTACCTGGTTGTTCTGCCGGCGCATTACCGTCTGGATCTCGCCAAACTGAAAAAAATACTGAATGCCAAAAAGATTTCCATTGCCAAAGAGAATGTGATGCAGAAAATATTCAAGGTAAAACCGGGGGCAATCACTCCGTTTGGCTTTATCCATAAAACAAAAGTTGTAATGGATAAATCGCTGAACAAATCAATCAGGGTTCTGCTCGGCTCCGGTTCTTTTAAGGAGTCGATTGCAATGAAGGTAAAGGATTATATAAAAATTGTAGATCCGATTCAGGGCGTATTCGCCAAAAAGTTCATGTCCGATGTGATTGTAAAACCGAAACAGTCAAAAAATAAAAAGAAAGCCAAGAAGAGGGTAGCAAAGAAAAATTCAAAAAAAGGAAAAACCAAAAAGAAAAAATGA